One Pleuronectes platessa chromosome 20, fPlePla1.1, whole genome shotgun sequence DNA window includes the following coding sequences:
- the LOC128426185 gene encoding sperm-associated antigen 16 protein, with protein sequence MYICFVPLNWNLKSLCFQAALGHLPRLLPPVTAAPKQCGHTAFIHFGYKGCWQSRSVGVSGETGSPYTSSTCHDWSLPTETMSAAKKNPMKDGGAAPVDNEEDFQYEEVSLEDDWSLAEGEEDLEATLKAIQTKAEAKARPVASGNTRRPEGVDDFLRNFLLHAGMTQTLECFQNEWNEMEMKGLVDVGRVGAVPDVYTDNQRLDTELKHARRERNEYRGEATALAQALVTAQRARDLQRLQLTRLLQEKTRLVADMRMLKVQCESYEPALQKMNEKYQAVLKTFQRDKVKSAQHMGSK encoded by the coding sequence atgtatatatgttttgTGCCACTGAACTGGAACTTGAAGTCACTCTGCTTCCAGGCGGCATTAGGGCACCTGCCGCGGCTGCTACCACCTGTGACAGCTGCCCCCAAACAGTGTGGCCATACTGCCTTTATACATTTTGGCTACAAAGGCTGCTGGCAGTCCAGATCAGTGGGAGTTTCTGGTGAAACCGGAAGTCCCTATACGAGCTCCACCTGCCACGATTGGAGCTTGCCCACTGAAACGATGAGCGCAGCCAAGAAAAACCCTATGAAAGATGGCGGGGCAGCTCCCGTCGACAACGAGGAGGACTTTCAGTATGAAGAAGTTTCTCTGGAAGATGACTGGAGTCTGGCAGAGGGGGAAGAAGATTTAGAAGCGACGTTAAAAGCCATTCAAACCAAGGCAGAGGCCAAAGCTCGGCCCGTCGCTTCTGGCAACACACGCCGACCGGAAGGCGTGGATGACTTTTTACGCAACTTCCTCCTTCACGCAGGTATGACCCAAACCCTCGAGTGTTTCCAGAACGAGTGGAACGAGATGGAGATGAAGGGGCTGGTGGACGTCGGGCGGGTCGGCGCGGTGCCCGACGTCTACACCGACAACCAGCGGCTGGACACGGAGCTGAAACACGCCCGGCGGGAGAGGAACGAGTACAGGGGGGAGGCCACCGCGTTGGCTCAGGCCCTGGTGACGGCCCAGAGAGCCAGGGACCTCCAGCGGCTGCAGCTCACGCGTCTTCTGCAGGAGAAAACCCGGCTGGTGGCGGACATGAGGATGCTCAAGGTTCAGTGTGAAAGTTACGAGCCTGCGTTGCAGAAGATGAACGAGAAGTACCAGGCGGTTTTAAAGACTTTTCAGAGGGACAAGGTGAAGTCGGCTCAGCACATGGGGTCAAAGTGA